The genomic DNA GCTGCGGCGCTGGGCGGCGGCATCTACGCCATCGGCCTGTTGGGGCTGAACATGGGCTGGCTGATCATCGCGGCCATGGTCATGACCATCGGCCTGTGCTGGTACCTCAAGCTCAACTACGCCCTGGGGGCCGTGGTCGCGCTCATCCACGATGTGGCCATCACCATCGGCATCTTCTCCATCCTGGACAAGGAGTTCGACCTGACCATCATCGCCGCGCTCCTGACCATCATCGGCTACTCGCTCAACGACACCATCATCGTCTTTGACCGCATCCGTGAAAACACCAATGCGCAAAAAGACACCAGACGGTTCAAGTCGATCATCAACCAGAGCATCAACCAGACCCTCTCGCGGACCATCATGACCTCGCTGACCACACTTCTGGTGGTGGCCTGCCTGTTCGTGCTGGGCGGCAGCGTCATCCACGACTTCGCCCTGGCCCTGCTCATCGGCATCGGGGTCGGCACCTATTCCTCCATCTTCGTGGCCAGCCCCATCCTTCTGGGCTTTGGCCCCTCGGTGGTAGGCGATACGGAAACCGACGCCTAAGCAAGGTAATCAGACTCGCAAGACAGCAGGGGAAGGGCCACGGCCCTTCCCCTTTTCATTGGGCATCCGGGGATTGACTGCGGCCAGTGCAGCCTGGAAATCGCGCATGAAAAAGCCCCTGCGGCACATGACCGCAGGGGCTGATAACGTCAGTATTGCCGGAAGACTAGACGAGCTGGCTCATCAGGTAGTCCTTGATGGCGGTGATGGAATCCTCGCCATTGAGCTCGATGTACTTGAAGCCGCCGTTCTTCATGTTCTTGTAGAAGTTGCAGGCGGCCATGGTGCCGGTCTTCTCATCGTAGTAGATGTCGTGGCGCTGATCGATGGCGGCTGCATCCTGATCGTCCTGGCGGGCGGAGAGGGCGCCGCCGCAGACACGGCACTTGTCGCCGTCAGGGGCGATGACCGGGATGCCGACGTTGTTGGGGTGGTTGGGATTGTTTTCACACAGACGGCGGCCCATGATCCGGGCCTTGGCGATGTCGCGGGGCAGCTTGATCTCGATGACGTAGTCCAGCTTCTCTCCGCTTTTCTGCAGGGATTCCCACAGTTTTTCACCCTGGACCAGAGAACGGGGGAAACCGTCGAGCAACCAGCCGTTCTTGTCGGAGTTGGCCAGGACATCGAGAACCATGGGAATGGTGATGTCATCAGGAACCAGTTCACCCTTGTTGATGAATGCCTTGGCCTTCAGGCCCAGCTCGGTTCCGCCGCCGATATGCTTGCGGAAGATGGCACCGGACTCGATGTGATCCAGACCGTACTTGTCCCTGGCCAGGGTGCCCTGGGTGCCTTTGCCGGAGCCGTTGGGGCCGAAAATCAGAATATTCATGCAAACTCCTCCTGGTGATAAAAAAAGCAATGCCGCACTGGCAGCAAACACATTGTGCAAAAGATCACATGCTCTTATACCGCACATCCGAGGAAGTCAATGCCTGGGGGAGAAAACCACCCCGGAACCGGTGACTGTGGCTGTCTTTTCACCGGGAAACTGGAAGGTCGCTCCGATGCGCCGGTCCTGCCACGCCCTGTCGAGCCCAAAAAGGGTGTCGGCCAGGGCCTGCCCCGGACCGAGGCTGTCCAGGGCCGCCTTGTAGAGGCGCAAGCGCAGGGCGCGGTGCGCTCCGGCCAGGGTGGCGTCTAAGAGCGTGGTTCCCGCGGTTGCGGTCTGGGCGTCCCAGTAGTCGCGGTCAGCGCTGCCGACCCGCCACAGACGGGCCACGGCATCGAGAAAGTTCGGATTCTCCTGCAACAGCAGGGGCATGACCGTGGACCGGATGCGGTTCCTGGCCCAGCGCGGATCGCTGTTGGTCGCGTCCTCGCGCCAGGACACGCCAAGGGCGGTCAGGAGCCCGGTCAGGGTCGATTTCGGGGTCAGGAGCAGGGGGCGCAGCAGTCGACGGCCATCGTCCCGACCGACCATGCCGGAGAGTCCGGGCCAGGCCGTGCCCCTGGACAGACGCAGGAGCAGGTCCTCGCCCAGATCGTCCAGATGATGCCCCAGAGCGATAAAGTGGGCCTCGTGCTGCGCCAGAACATCGGCAAACAGGGTATAGCGGGCCTCACGCCCAGCCTCCTCCAAGCCCATGCCACGGGATGCGGCCAGGGCGGCCACATCCGCCTCGCGGGCCACGCAGGGCACGCCCAGCGACTCGCACAGGGACGCGGCCCAGCGGGCGTCGTCGTCGGCCTCAGGCCGCAATCGGTGGTTCAGATGGGCGGCCACGACGCGCCCGCCGTTCTTGACGGCCAGCCAGTGCAGGCACAGGAGCAGGGCAGTGGAGTCCGCGCCGCCGGACAGGCCCACGGCCAGCGTTTTGCCGGTCATGTCAAGGGCGAGGTCGTCGCTGATGAATCGCTCGATGCCAAGGCAGAAGTGTGCCCATTTGGGAGGCAGATTCTGCAGGGAACGCGGCATGGCGGGGAACGCACCGGTCATGTCGGCCATCTCAGACGGAGATCTCAAGCTCCTCGATGAACTGGTCGAGGTATTCGATCATGTGTTTGCGCTGGGACGCTGTGGCGTAGCAGACGCAGGAGCAGCGGATCTTCTTCCTGCCGCGCACCAGCAGCTCGAGCTTGAGCTGGTTGCCAGCCGCATGGCGCAGGGTCTCAAGGGCCATGAAATAGGGGCCGCATTCCTCCAGGTGGTCGCGCTGTTCGGGCTGGAGCAGTTCCGCGGGCAGGGGGAGGTAGTAGATGTCGTCGAGCAGGCTCTTGAAGTCCAGCTCGTTGAAGGCGGCAACGATCTTGTCGTAATCGTCGTCGTAGAGGTCTTGGATGAGATAGGTGCGCATCATTGTTCCTTGGTCTTTGAGGCGTCGATGAGCCGGTCGATGTCTTCAGGGGCGCAGCCACAGTTCTTGCGGTCCAGGTGGGCGTCGGGCGGCACGGTCTCGTCGTCGAGATTGAACATGCGCCGGGCCATGTCAATGAACTGATCCGCCGACCCCTCTTCCTGGGTGCGCCGCTTGAGAAAACAGATGGGCTCGTGCAGCGCCTTGCGGCCCACGGAAAGAACAAGCGTTTCCAGTGAGTTCCGGGTGGTCTCGTCCACCGGGCCGATCTTCTTGAGGGTCTTGGCCAGCTCGCGCAGGGCGATGTCCTCGCTGCGGTCCACGAGATCGACGATGGTCGGCTGGAGCGCCAGGGAATTGAGCCAGTTGCCGAACACTTTGGTCTCGGCCTCGACCACGGCCCTGGCCTTGACCGCCTCGCCCTGGCGCTGGGCCATGTTTTCCTCGACCACTTCCTTGAGGTCGTCAATGTCGTAGAGGTAGACGTTGTCCAGGTTGTTGACATCCGGGTCGATGTCGCGCGGCACGGCGATGTCGATGAAGAACATCGGCTTGTTCTTGCGCTTCTTGAGAATCGCCTTGACTTCCCTGGCCTTGATCACAGCCACGGGCGAGCCGGTGGAGCTGATGACGATGTCCACCTCGTGCAAATGGTCGTACATCTGCTCGATCTGGATGGGCTGGCCGCCCATGGTCGAGGCCAGCTCCCTGGCCCGGCCCAGGGTGCGGTTGGCGATGATGATGTCGCGCACGCCGTTCTGGAGCAGGTGGGTGGCGGCCAGCTCGGCCATTTCGCCCGCGCCCACGAGCATGGCGCGGGTGCCGTCCAGGGCGCCAAAAATCTTCTTGGCAAGCTCCACCGCCGCATAGCTGATGGAGACCGCGCTCGAGGCGATGGCCGTCTCGGTGCGCACCCGTTTGGCCACGGAAAAAGACTTGTGCAACAGCCGGTTGATGATGGTCCGGGCCGCCCCCTTGTCCACGGCGTTGCGGTAGGAGTCCTTGAGCTGGCCCAGTATCTGCGGCTCGCCCATGACCATGGAATCCAGGCTGCTGGCCACGGTGAACAGATGCTCCACGGCCTCGAGATCGACATACTGGTAGGTGTTTTCCACCAGCAGGTCCGGCGATCCCTTGCAGATGCCCGCCCAGTAATTGATCACGGCGTCCAGGGCCTCGCGCTCGGACACGCGTTTGACCACGGCCACGATCTCCACCCGGTTGCAGGTGGAGAGCGCCATGCATTCGGCGAGCGGACAGTGGGCCATGAGCCCGGCCTCGAAGTTTTCCACATTGGTGAGGGCGAATTTCTCGCGCACATCGACCCCGGCGGTCCGGTGGTTCAGGCCGACAAGGATGATCTTTCCGTTCATGGCACGGCCCTGAAGGTGATGGTGTGATGAATGAGGGAGACGCACATGCCCGCAAACACCCATATGGCGAGGATGGCGGGCTTGCGCCCCCGCCAGCCGAGAACCACTCGTTGGTGGAAGAGGAAGGCGAACAGAAACCAGACTGCAAATGAGCCGATCTTCATGATATCCCAGGCGAATGGGCGTTTGGCGTCGATCAGGTACCAGAAATAGGTGGAGAACAGCCCCAGGGTGAAGAGGGGGAACCCGATGGTCACAGCCAGCCGGTTGACTGCGTCGAACTTGTCCAGCGACGGGATGCCCTGGCCCATGCTCGACAATCCGGCCTTGGTCTTGAGCTTGCGGTTGTAGTAGATGAAGGCGACAGCCGCGCCAAAGGCCATGATCAACACGCCCAGGGTCAGGATCAGGGTGCCGATGTGCAGGCCGAAGAAGAGCATGGTCAGCTCCGGCGGCATGACCACCCGGATGCCGCCCAGGGCCAGGGAGGCCACATACAGGAGCAGGGCCAGGGGCAGGGCGGTGATGGCCAGGAATTCGAGCCGCAGCCGCCACCAGAGGAAGAAATAAACGGCCAGCACGCACCACGCCAGGATGTTGAAATAGAACGTGCCCGAGCTCAGGGCCAAGGGATCGCCGGTCAGGGCCAGGGAGAGGTCCGCCGTGTTCAGGGTGAACCCGGCCACGGCCAGCCACACGGCAAGGGTCTTGAGCCTGTCGTTGCCCGCGCACACGCCGGTCAGGAAAAGAACCGTGCCCAGCGCATAGAAGGCAATTATGAGGATGTGCAGAATGTCAAACAAGCCCATCAAGCAGCTCCGGGATGTTGGCGTGCAATGGTTGGGGCAATGATTCTTTAAGTATTTCCGAGGCAGCGTCAAGGTCTCTGGCCTTGATCCGGGCCAGAAGATCGGAGTTGACCAGCGAGCGCAGCACCGCGGTGTTTTCCGGCGTGGTCATGCCAAGCCCGAGCACCAGCGGTCTGATGCGGCCCATGAGCGTGAGCAGGCCCGCGTATTCGTCGCCAAAGCTCTCCTGCAATTCCTTGCGGATGCGCTTGGCCATGGCTGGGCTGCGGCCCGCCGTGGAGATGGCTACCGTCAAATCGCCGCGCTTGACCGTGGCCGGGACGATGAAGCTGCACTTCTCTGGCTGGTCCACGATGTTGCACAGGATGGCGCGCTCGGCGCAGAGGGTGCTGATGCGCCAGTTGACCTCCTCGCTGGAGGTGCAGGCGATGACCAGGAACTTGCCGTCCAGGTCGGTGTCGCGAAACTCCCGGCACTGGAAGGAGACGTGGTCCTGGGCCAGCAGCGAGGCCATCTCCGGGTCGGCGGGGCGGGTGTCGATGATGGTCACCGTGCCCGCGCCAGAGTCGATCAGGGACTGGATCTTGCGCTTGCCGACCTCGCCCGCGCCCACCACGAGGCACCCCTTGTTCTCCAGGTTCACGAAAATGGGATAGTATCGCATGCGCCTTGATACCCAAAGCAGGGCCACATGTAAAATGCCAATTGCCCGGTTCTTGCAATATCCTCCGGGAATAGGCTAGGGAATTGACACCAACACGACAGCCAATGAAACACCATCTCGTCATACAACTGGCCCGGTTCGGGGACCTCATCCAGACCAAGCGGCTCCTGGCGACCCTGTGCGCCCGGCCCGACAGCCGCGTCCACCTCTGCCTCGACCGCTCCCTTGAGCCGCTGGCCCGGCTGGTCTTCCCGGATGTGGTTCTGCATCCGGTCACGGCCCACGGCACCGGGCTAAACGGCCACGAGGCCGTGCGCGCCATGCTGACGGACAACCGGCGCGCCTTTGCCGGT from Pseudodesulfovibrio aespoeensis Aspo-2 includes the following:
- a CDS encoding adenylate kinase; the encoded protein is MNILIFGPNGSGKGTQGTLARDKYGLDHIESGAIFRKHIGGGTELGLKAKAFINKGELVPDDITIPMVLDVLANSDKNGWLLDGFPRSLVQGEKLWESLQKSGEKLDYVIEIKLPRDIAKARIMGRRLCENNPNHPNNVGIPVIAPDGDKCRVCGGALSARQDDQDAAAIDQRHDIYYDEKTGTMAACNFYKNMKNGGFKYIELNGEDSITAIKDYLMSQLV
- the hemA gene encoding glutamyl-tRNA reductase yields the protein MNGKIILVGLNHRTAGVDVREKFALTNVENFEAGLMAHCPLAECMALSTCNRVEIVAVVKRVSEREALDAVINYWAGICKGSPDLLVENTYQYVDLEAVEHLFTVASSLDSMVMGEPQILGQLKDSYRNAVDKGAARTIINRLLHKSFSVAKRVRTETAIASSAVSISYAAVELAKKIFGALDGTRAMLVGAGEMAELAATHLLQNGVRDIIIANRTLGRARELASTMGGQPIQIEQMYDHLHEVDIVISSTGSPVAVIKAREVKAILKKRKNKPMFFIDIAVPRDIDPDVNNLDNVYLYDIDDLKEVVEENMAQRQGEAVKARAVVEAETKVFGNWLNSLALQPTIVDLVDRSEDIALRELAKTLKKIGPVDETTRNSLETLVLSVGRKALHEPICFLKRRTQEEGSADQFIDMARRMFNLDDETVPPDAHLDRKNCGCAPEDIDRLIDASKTKEQ
- the tilS gene encoding tRNA lysidine(34) synthetase TilS, producing the protein MTGAFPAMPRSLQNLPPKWAHFCLGIERFISDDLALDMTGKTLAVGLSGGADSTALLLCLHWLAVKNGGRVVAAHLNHRLRPEADDDARWAASLCESLGVPCVAREADVAALAASRGMGLEEAGREARYTLFADVLAQHEAHFIALGHHLDDLGEDLLLRLSRGTAWPGLSGMVGRDDGRRLLRPLLLTPKSTLTGLLTALGVSWREDATNSDPRWARNRIRSTVMPLLLQENPNFLDAVARLWRVGSADRDYWDAQTATAGTTLLDATLAGAHRALRLRLYKAALDSLGPGQALADTLFGLDRAWQDRRIGATFQFPGEKTATVTGSGVVFSPRH
- the secF gene encoding protein translocase subunit SecF — its product is MGLQLIKPDTRIDFIGFRKIAFILSAVVLLAGLGSLLIKGGPQYGIDFAGGMIVQVKVDKTIEVSALKAALEETGLPGLVVQSLGMEDDHEYLIRTSSSEVSSKEVRTLVSSALTSHLSGVAFDIQRLEMVGPKVGADLRSKALEALFFAVLVIAVYISGRFEQRWTVAAIMAAALGGGIYAIGLLGLNMGWLIIAAMVMTIGLCWYLKLNYALGAVVALIHDVAITIGIFSILDKEFDLTIIAALLTIIGYSLNDTIIVFDRIRENTNAQKDTRRFKSIINQSINQTLSRTIMTSLTTLLVVACLFVLGGSVIHDFALALLIGIGVGTYSSIFVASPILLGFGPSVVGDTETDA
- a CDS encoding precorrin-2 dehydrogenase/sirohydrochlorin ferrochelatase family protein; amino-acid sequence: MRYYPIFVNLENKGCLVVGAGEVGKRKIQSLIDSGAGTVTIIDTRPADPEMASLLAQDHVSFQCREFRDTDLDGKFLVIACTSSEEVNWRISTLCAERAILCNIVDQPEKCSFIVPATVKRGDLTVAISTAGRSPAMAKRIRKELQESFGDEYAGLLTLMGRIRPLVLGLGMTTPENTAVLRSLVNSDLLARIKARDLDAASEILKESLPQPLHANIPELLDGLV
- the ccsA gene encoding cytochrome c biogenesis protein CcsA gives rise to the protein MGLFDILHILIIAFYALGTVLFLTGVCAGNDRLKTLAVWLAVAGFTLNTADLSLALTGDPLALSSGTFYFNILAWCVLAVYFFLWWRLRLEFLAITALPLALLLYVASLALGGIRVVMPPELTMLFFGLHIGTLILTLGVLIMAFGAAVAFIYYNRKLKTKAGLSSMGQGIPSLDKFDAVNRLAVTIGFPLFTLGLFSTYFWYLIDAKRPFAWDIMKIGSFAVWFLFAFLFHQRVVLGWRGRKPAILAIWVFAGMCVSLIHHTITFRAVP